The segment ACAACTTTCAGCTAATAAGGGTGAACAATGGttaatgtgtatgtgtgaaaaAGTTGTGGATTATGCCTCTAGTAAAAACATCCACACCAAACCATTAAAACTTAAATTTCTTATCAGACTAGAGCAAatcatatttaaacaaattgataaaaaaaatacaaatcaacTAGAATGAATCAACAAGTAAATCATGAATACACCCAAtatacttaaacaaaaaaaaaattatatttaactttAACCCTAGATTTTTGTATCATATATCAATTTCAATTAAAACTTGGACCAAAACAAGGTAAAGGATAATGAAAGACAGATATATGCTATTAACCAATCAGTagttccataaaaaaaaaaacaacaacaacaaaagttcAGTTTCTACAAGAAGTATGAGAGAATTAAGATGTTAATAATGTAAAGCTTTTTATAgatactctaaaaaaaaaaaaatgtaaattggaATGAACATTTGCAGCTGAtgtaatgtaacaaaaacttcTAGATTATATGTATGCAGTGGGTTGCTTGTTAACATACAAAGTAGCTAACATTGGAACCTAACGCATGACACATTGATTCATACAAATTTCATGTAActgtaacaaaaacaaaagcatttTGGTTACCTAAAATATTTCCTTAagttacaaaatatatatatattctactgAATGAAGTAAATTTCTAGGGCTATACCTTCTATTTGGGACGTGAAAGGAAagatgacaaacaaaaaaagtaaaatttaagttAGCAATAAATACAAAGTCACAACCTTTAAGTATGGTCATTGCTTACAGATTCATGAAATCTTTCTTGTTCCTAATGTCTATATAGGGTTAGTAAGCAACTATAGATGTGCTTATTctgcatacaaaaaaaatgatctaCATTATACTTTAATGCAACAATacagcatttaaaaataaattaaaaagtccAAACAATAAGGTAAATTGCTTTActaaaataacaatacaaaTCTTCTTTAGacctaatattttaattattttttaactttgcTATTTTCCCCTGTGCTACAGTTTACTCTAGCCTATACCATTAACTATTTAGGTTTAACAGAAATTCTTCATCAACCTGGATGACAATTATAAAGAGAACAAAGTTTAAAAACCATTCAATTCTATTGCACAATTCTTGCTTTAAAATGtaagaggcacccaaagatcaaGTAAAAATTGTCTAAGCTGGATAGAATTAATTGGAagagggattaaaaaaaacaagtactTAGTTTGGATAACAAAATTATTGTGaccagtaatttttttttggaataaatAAGTGAAACAAATCAATATAAAACCTGTTTCCATGGGCCTCCACACGAAACTATTGTGGCAGCACTTTCTCATTAATGACACAAATGATTGTGAGTTGTGTGTAAATAGAGCTTAAAATTATggcaaaatatctttttttttcttaaagaagggaacaataataaaaattataataataaacaatcaaATTGAAGAAGATGACAGGACACCTCATTGCTGTCCAAAACTTCTTAATCACATAATATTCAAAACATATCACGGTGTCCATtaactagaaaacaaaaacactgcAAATAATGTGGGAAATTGAATTTCCCAATAATTTACATCAAACAACAATAGTTATACTGAATAAGACACAAATTGCTCCAATTACTACAACCCTAATTATCTAACATTTAAAGATGATTTTCTAAAGACTATTGATTGCAAAATAATGGCAATTATTAACAAACTCACTTTTATATCTCTATGTCAGAGGCTAATCcatttataataaatttttaGCACacaatatacacacaaaaacaaacttatCTTAATAACAATACACCCTTTCCTAAGTTTCATTGATAAATCAAACAGTTTTATTGTTACAACCAGTTTTAGAAGGAAAAATAAGGATAGACTTTTATTTTTTCGTAACTGAGAAGGGTTCGGCTTTGACCTGGTGCCTTTTATGCTTACGAGGCCAAGTTCCAGTATCGAAGGCTGTAGCTGGTACAACGATGGTGGCCCTGCCAACTATTTCTCCCCCAGTAGGAGAAGTTTCAGTTCTGTACATATTCTGAATTGAGACTGCTGTACCCATGGATGGTGAGTCTCTGGGCAGTGAGTCTTGGTTAAATTCATCCTCATCATTAAAGCTCATATTGGCAAAACCTGATGAGCTGACCTCCCTGCTTGATCTCTTACTGTTTGGACCTTTTACCTTCAGCCTTTGGTATCTTCCTTCATCATCAAACTCGTCTGGTGCTTCCCACTCTGCTTCATCTTGGTGAGCTGAAGTCCACGTTGATGTGCCTACCAGTTGCACGGAAGATGCAACAGGAAGATCTCCAGGACGTTGAATATTGGGCCTAGTTGTAGGAGGGGCAGGCCTAACAACAGTTTGATTAAACATGTGGTGTTGAAAAGCATGGGAGTGTCTCATGTCCTGATGACTTGCCTGTGGGACAATAGGATGGCTAATTTTCTGAGTCTGTTGGGAATTGGGCTTACTCTGTGATACGCTTTCCAAGACAGACTTCTGGATGTTGGGCTGGTTATTATTATGTGATTGTGCCATTGGTAAAAAATGCTGTGTTTGTGTATTCCATGTTGGGTTTGTGTGGGACATGGAAATATGTCTGTATTGCGCATTGTATGACATGTTATTGGGATGCTGACTCTCCTGTGACACTCCACCAATGTAATGCTGACCCTGGTTGTTAATAACTATATCATTTTTTCTGGTGCCCATGTAATCAGTATTTGGACCTGTCATGCCAACAGGATTCAAAACCACTTTTGCAGGAATGGTACTGGCAGCAGAAGATGGCATGGGAAGTGGGTTAATGCTTCCTTTCTTCATGGAACGCTTCATTGCTTTGTTTAGAGGCACAGCTCCAAAAGGATCTTCAGGAATATTGCTGATTATACTTTccagctcggcatgaccagacATAGTTAAGGTGTCATTTTGTTTTGGGTATTCATAGTTTCTGCCTATCTGTTGACTGGACAAGTAGTCACTGCTGACACTGTTAGAACAACCACTTAACTGTTGAAGACTACCTGGCTGTGCTTCATCTGGAGTCTTGATGTACATGATGTCCTCCATTGAGAGTGACACAGTGCTGGAAGATGGCCCGGAAGAGATATTACTATGAGAGGTGTGAAATGGTGTACTACCGAAAATGTCAGCTTGATCTGTTTTTTTAGATACCAGAAAATCACCAGAGGTAGCTGTTATTGAGGTGGAACTTCCAGGACTAGTCACTGTAGATGATGTATTGCTTTTGACAGGCTTATACTTGAAAGGGGCACTATCAAATACATCAGTTGATgttgagttgatagaagatgTCCCTGAAGCTTGAACAGATGCTGGGGTTGATGTTTTAGATGATTTAGGCTTAAACGGTGCTGCTGAGAAAACATCAAAACCACTTTCAAGTTCTGGTGATATGACTGATGACGATGTGGTCATTGCAGAATGATCAACATCAGCCTCTGCTGGCTCACAAGCTAAAGTGATTTGATCCTTCAGATAGCCAAAAGATTTTTCAGTGAGCTGTCTGGCACCATTCTGTTCCATTGCTGTGTGACCGGCATTGGATAATCCTTGCTGGTTTGGGAAGTAATATTGCACTGGGTTAGGAACATTGTGTGCCTGTGGCCATCCTTGGGCCTGACCTACATAAGCATCCTGAAGTTCATCATCATCCAACAATGGCTTTACACCATATTCATGGCCAACTATTCTGTCTGCCCCAGTAACATACTTAACATTGACACTGTCAGCTTCATTGCTTCCTGACTTGATTGCAACAGACACAGCCAGATCCACTGGCCTTGAACCAAACTCATCATCCAGCTCTTGATAGTCAAAGTTGTTGGCCTGCTGGGTTTTCAGTGACGGGTGATCCTCCTCAGCATAAGAAGAGCTAGACTCTTTGCGACCTCTTGGCTCAAGTTTACTTATAGCTGCACTTACTAGATTAAGCTGATGACCATCATCATACACAGCAGCCTTTGTTCCCTCTTGTCCAAAAATTGGCACATTCTCTTTGTTTCTACCATCATAAACATCATCTGTTTCATCTGAATCAATCAGCTGGGAATACTTAGTTCTGCCCAACGCTGCCCGCAGCTGACCAGTGCCTAGGAAATCCCTTGAACGAGTTTCTGAGCCTTGCTCAGCAGCAGCCAGAGTGTCAGAAAGAGCTGCAGATTGGAGTTTGACTTTTTCAGTTGTCTTGGTATTAACTCTATTATCTGAGCCACTGTCACTTGAGGATCCATCCAATGATATTTCtacaaaagaaatgttaaaaatgttaaattcataATCAGCCAAAGTTACTACCAGGCTTTATAGGAATGACAGACATAAAAGCAAATAAATACACATCtatctaaataaataataaatatttctaatgaacaAATTCTAGTTATTAAATGTTAATGCTTAACTGAAACTATTCTTAAAGGGTTAGTAGCTTCTATTAGAACCAACATGCAAGAGATAATAATTTATTCATTATCCAGTTAAGGTAGAAATAAGAAAACATGCCTGCTTAATAGAAAAGCTGATGCAGCTGTGTTACAGGCTTAGTTACCATTTGCATCATTCATGATTACAACACCCAAAGGCAAATATTAACATGAGACGTAACTTAGAGTGAACAATAGTATTTATTGATCGCATAAAACTAAATacactaacaaaacatgagttTTGACAATAcagaatgataaaaaaaattataattgatttgttctagcatacatacacacacacaacattccAAATAAGAATAAGAAATAAGGAAGGAAAGATAACAGACTTTTATGAGACATTGCTACATTCTTATTAAAGCCAAGGGAAAGATAACAGACTTTCATGAGACATTGCTAAATTCTTAttaaactaaaatttgaaatacaaaaacatctTTACAATAAATGATTACAAAGTATGTAGGGATTTCTAAAAAGTAGAATGACTTATTGCAATGGaatttttgtttggtttaaaaaaaaacaagctttatgTAAAGATGGACtataaaataagaagaaaataatatgttaattatatatttcattttaaaccaTCATATATCAAAAACtttagcaattatttaacaCTATATTGCCATTAGCTAGTAAACTGAAACTGAGCAACCAATAAATCCTCTgtaatatatgtacatttacacacaaattaCATATCTAAAGTAAATTAGATTAGTGTGTGTCACATCTCTAGTCACAACTAAATGTATCTTTATTCTGAGAGAAACAGcatctaaatcttttttttttaaacaaaatctttagttggaaataaaacataaaagttTGATGTTCAAGCAAGTGCAGAAGATAATGCACATTAAAACACACCTGCTTAAGTGCAGGTCAAAAAGTAGTAATGCTACAAAATTATGGAGGAGAACATGTCACTCACATCATCTATGCCAATACCACACAAACATGCATGCTAAGACAGTTCCAATCACATTCCACACATAGGCGCACATATAcatgtacacacaaacacacatattatTGTATGTGCACTAAGACCACGCTACAGGATATCCTCCAACTAAGAACATAGAGGAGGGGAAGTAGAGACACAGTATTCATGGTGATAGATACTACCAAGTACAAGTGCTGCATGTGCTGTCACAATATGGACAAGGGAGTGAAtagtatttgtatatttataaaacagtgaaaaagaaagaaaatggaaAATAAAGATGACCCTCCCACCAGCTAACAAAGTTTCTTCATAACTTTATAGGCTAGTGATCACAGTAGTGACATTGGACATATGATGCTTTTGGACATATGATGCTTTTGTTAAGTGTGTGTACACTTTAAACTTAAATGGTGCCAGAGCCTATAATTTGCTTCTAGTTATGGCTATTGAAGTAAATAAAATGTGACcataaaacaaatgtaatgcATTCTGTCACTTATTATAATTTCACTTGTTTTCATTGTTGACACTATTGAAGAAAAAGGTGATTATCTTGAAAAGAAACTAAAAgcatttcagaaaaaaaaaggctgaaaaCATTGTTAAAGCAAAGTGGACTGAGGTCATTACAAAATAATCAAGAGAagaataagttttaaaaaaagtataccTAAATAATACAGAAAATAGACAAGGACAAACCGAGTTTTCTTGAAATGTAATTTCAAGttaatcttatcttttcttattattgtaaacacatttcaaaattttgtaatcataataaaaaaaaatgaatacatttctTATGACAAATATTTGTTCAATAATAAACATCATTCAATGGCCATTACATAAATTGACAAATAAGTTACCTATATGGTTCATGTTAACTTACTGTAATACTTTCATTATATGACTAACAtttgtataatattttttagaCTCTTTatctttatatgtatatattacatgcaaaaaaaaaaaaaaacattctgtgaaaaaaaaaaaaaaaaaactattcctAAAACTAATAGAAATGGATTTGAAGTAGAAACTCTATCAAGAACATCAACTCAAAAGATTTgtggatttttttctttctttataacAAATGGtaatgaaaaggaaaaaaaatatagcatttCATACAAGTGGATTTTCATAACATAAGAGATCTCATCTCGTGGATACTTAACATAGACAACTGCTGTAAATCTGTGGTGAAGATCAAAAGTTTTCTCCATCAAATCAATAACTAATGGACTTTGTAAATAATACTGAAACATTCCTATCAATGTTAAGAAAGCATTCTAGCCTTTCAAAATTCtttgtttaaaacttaaaaagatGCACGATCATTTCACTAACCCATTTACTTtcacaaagaaatatcaatataCTTAACAATcagtatataaatatttcaaattggaaacattaaaaactgACCAGCTTTAACAATAATGGAAAATAAATGCTCTtactttattttaagaatgtaaacatatttaagagattttaaaaaataatttaaattgttttgataattaaaaacaaaacacttccTACTTTATAACTTATCATCATATTATTTTCgcacacaaacaaatacacataaaaaaaaaacaagctaatTCAAAAATTGAGCCAATACTGGAATGTCTTAAAGTTTCAgacaataataacattaataatatCACTTTATGTCACAgcctaaactattttttttcccttaactaTAAACCTATCTATTCAGCATACAATTCATTATAAGTAAACAGATCTTTTATAACAGTTGGCTTATCATGTATCTAGCCAAGAGGGACAGATGAATCCATTAAGATAAAtatattaagaatttttttcccttaaaaaGTAACTCATTAAAACttatagaggaaaaaaaaaactgccccACTATCAAGTATCAACATGTAACAAGAAACTGCATCACCATTACCAACACAACATTTTCAACCTTAGAAGGATGCAACAGAAAGAACGAGGTAATAAGTTCATAAAGATACACATCTGAATCTGAACCAGTGTGGCACTACAGCTTGGTGACCATACTTTTCAAGGTTGCAGGAGCAATCTAGCCACTGACCCCCCAAGAGCTTCAAAAAGAATTATAAAGAATTGCCTTGAATAGGAAACCAAAGCAAAGTAAAGCACAGATAAAATAATAGCTATTATTATTACCTCTAAAACATTTCAACAGGGAGTAGTaaagaaaaatcaaataaaagtagtttaatTCATTCCCACCCATAAATTTTCCATACTAACATTGTTTCAAAAACTTTCTAAAATCAATCTTGgaaatcacattttttaacAAGTATTTTCTACAAATCAATGCTTTCTTTAAACTGAGGTTTATTTCATTATGCAGCAAAGccataaataaaatgtagacttttatataaataaagggAGAAAGTGGCTGAGTAACTTTTATTTGTTGTATTTGTTTTCAATGACTGACAGGAAATTCCTAGACTAAGAGATAATGAGGAGAGGTGAAAATTCAGCAAAATATAGAGACAAGATTGGTTGTCCATGAGACTCACATGTGCATGGACCCAAGACAGCCTAAAAAGTTTAACCCAAGGGTATGCTGGTTTATTAACATTGAGTTGAGAGAGatgacacacttttttttttccttttttaagctTCCACttgttatattgttataacctcACTTGTTTTCATAGTGGATAACATTTAGATAAAGAAAAACGTGCTTAACTTGGTGATGGTTTTCCTTGCCTGAAAAAAAAGGCTGAAAACGTCTTATAACCTATTTTATTCCCAACTAGAAAGTAAGCCATTAACATAATACAGAAAAAAGAACTCTGAGTAAAACATCAAATTACAAGAACACAATCAATGGACTGAGCTGTGGTTTATCTGgataacaaacaacaagactaaaaccaaattttaaaaaagttgctACTTTAGACTTGAACACATGCTACAAAATAATTCCCTGTGTAGTCCTAGCTTTGTCAAATGCCATGACTTGGAAGATAAATACATGTGCTACTATATTCACAACTATGAAATTTGATTTCATGTAGATAGATTTGTTGTCATGATTGCACTTGGTCAAAATACTTAAATACTTTGACTACAAtgaaaacaccaaaaaaaaaaatgatgcactTTTATCTCAatactaaatgattaaaaaaGAACTATGTACAGTGATTCTAATTTCAAAGCTTAAACATGCAAATGATAAAGAACAAAAACTTTTGTCATTAACATAGAACTAAAAGCTGAGAATAAGCATAGAAATAACCTAGCTACTTAATAGAATGGTATATGTATCAATGATGCAAAggaattcaaattatttttttttaaagttctcttTCATCAGCTATCATTAAGAACTTGCATATTGAATTCAAGTGGGACAGGAATAAGCTGTGAAGTTTTTAATATGATTCCTCTAGTTGTATTAAGCAGACAGACTTCTGGGGATGAATGGTCACCTATTTTTCTGTAGTCTTTCCATGGCCAAGTATTACCAGTTATGGCCTGGGAAAATAAATGTGTGCCACAAGTTAGTCACAGCCAACCAGTTTTgtggttgttattttttttttgtcctttttattttttgtgtttttttttttcaagttaaaaataTAGAGAAAAATCTTCATTGACAAGTTTAGTTCTTGACAGCTCAATATCAACaggtaaaatttaaaaacagaaaaggATATcttctaaatgaaaaataaaaatgtgtattagTCTCTACAATAGAAGAAGTACCATCTATATTTCATTCATAATTTTTTGTATATTACTTGATAGATTGAAAATTGCTATCttacatagaaaataaaaatcaacataacatttttattttttatcaatcATTTCCTTAATAGCATCAAACTTACCAATTAAAAGTGTTTGATACCAGAGAATAAAAGATCTTTTCTAGTCTCTAAAAATTTTCTACATCTTTAgtgaaagtaacaaaaaaaaaaaaacagatagtGTTGtgttatgtatatgtgtgtatacaTATGCACGGAGGGATAGGATggaaaaaatgtacaaaaaaattaGATTGATTCAATACAATAGAGACAAATATaaagtgagattaaattttaaagtgAAGTTTTGTAATTGAATAAGAATTGTAAAAACTGTTGGCACACAAATATTACTTGCTGTCACATTTATTTGCCCCAGGCCTTCAAATACACTTTAAATTACATATTTGGATAAATAGttttaaccaaaacaacaaACCTAAGGTATGTTTAATACAAAAGCTAAGTCTACTCATCGCaaagtttttaatttgaaattaaaaaattcttgTTGATGATTCCAAgccacaaataaaaaatttaaatgaatttCAGGAtgtataaaataacattttgcattcttaaaattgaatattatttaattaattaaaatttagtaGTTTttcacacatttattttataaagaaaaaaaaaaaaagaatgtatataACTAACATCATGCTAAATAAAATATCTGGGAACATATACATAATGAAGGGAGAAATATCATACATACTACCTCGCAAAATCTATATAGCTCATTAATATTGGTGAGAGAAATGAATGCAGGgttaacaaaataaagaaaaaaattaaaatctaaccAAAGAAGTAAATTAACAGCCACCTTTATGCGcaagcaattaaaaagaaaaaagtgacTTTAGaaccaagtaaaataaaaaaaaactgagaacAATGATGCAATGAATATTATCTGTCATCAAAATAATGAATGCCCACATAACCAAACTGTAAGATATTGGCCAAAGCTGTTTCAACTGACTTACTTTTACGTGCAACTGTCAAAATAATAGCAAGATAAGTTGATATAGcaccaaaacaaaactacaattTACTTTTTCTCCTGTTATATTAGATTtagactattttttaaattattaaatgttgtatttggttaAAACAGGAAAAATGCAGGCTAtttcaacattgtttttttttctagaaataaaagtaataacaGTTTAATAGTTAACATTTCAATCAAAACTTAAattaaaagacaacatataaaggggtatttaaaatttagaaaatacaGACTATAGCGCACAAATATCTTTATAACTAGTGGCGtagctgacatttttttttttttatacaaagagAAGGTAGGTGGCAAGGCAGAGGTAAATAAGCTCACATTTTATCCTCCTAAAAAGGAATGTAATTTAGTTAAGGTCACTTGGAAAATAAGGCTATGGAGGAGTACAGCAGTATGTTGCTCCTCACTGTACAGCCAGTTACACCCCTATTCATAATAAGATCTGTTTAAATATTAGAAATTAAATGTTCACACTGCACAGCACACAAAACATATAAACAGGCATACATCACACTGCTGTGTAAAATAGCTTTCAATGCTAGaaactaaaagtattaaaaataaagaaaacactaaACACATAACTCAGTCATTATTTTTCTCTTCATAGCTAGGAGAGTGGAAGGAGTTTCACCTACCAGCTTTTTTGAATGGAGCATTACAAAACGGGTCTGACGAGTCAGAGCCGGACATCACAAGATCTTCGCGACTTTTTACATTGGAAATGCCTAAGATATGATATGGTATGGGGGAAAAGAAGACAAGCAAACACAAATTAACTCTCAGTATTGTATGTAGTATTATCAAATAGTGGGACATGGGGAGGGACAGATGTTTTGTGTATTACAAGCAGAGATCATTACAATTAAAATCCTTTTCTGACCTATTGCAATCTATATTTTAGAGATCTGAAACCAGACAATGTcagaaaaaaactttaaatgacTGGTATAATTAGGATTAAACTGTGTTAGctcaatatatttaaaattgttagaaATTCTTGTTAGCAGAATTAATTGAAATTTAATCCTGACTTAACCCTGTCCCTatttttgatgttgttttttgtaatcttataaatt is part of the Biomphalaria glabrata chromosome 2, xgBioGlab47.1, whole genome shotgun sequence genome and harbors:
- the LOC106068812 gene encoding BMP-2-inducible protein kinase-like isoform X1, which encodes MKKLFGSNQQNPFIGKTFQIGRYSVVVDDVIAEGGFAIVFLVKLPNRSRLALKRMYVNNDRDLAVCQKEIKIMKDLSGHKNTIRYIESSINVTQNRVYEVLILMQFCRGSVIQEMNDRIDSGFSEKEILKIFCDVCEAVSRLHHCQTPIIHRDLKVENILLGEAGNYVLCDFGSATGRVMDPSQQKITAIEEEIQKYTTLSYRAPEMIDLYGGTPITTKADIWALGCLLYKLCFFTLPFGESSLAIQSVNYTIPDSCRFSNGLMSLIAFMLQKDPAKRPDIFQVSSVAFHLAGRANPVPNMNSSPVPDIKSLPLPLTESEAKQMKSTGQKNPAAVIVESTTVAPRQRPKGQAAPTSATLGLPIQTTIAPRRRPTASNPNTPVVDVGPPPTTSPPYAAPAAVPASPMYSMVPQQVSTVANFPHGSMNTSNQSFYAHQSFSQPMGMYQMYPNPLAQPLFNQQAPLTQSTSYNHALNERGGSGERLVTSVSSNEVKTAQLISIDDDIIEDTSKSDPNLATQSDTTFKRPFVPQNRIPSLDPGSSPSLLLNPPVDNRVNRHRRNVSDTSFLTMGGKGSAFRAYHGNQLSTTNEAKSKSATNTPINSPPPLGSQKFTRPLSADLVEWNPFEDNFNAETDDMMFGEEFDKIRRGSNTSISNVKSREDLVMSGSDSSDPFCNAPFKKAVARKKISLDGSSSDSGSDNRVNTKTTEKVKLQSAALSDTLAAAEQGSETRSRDFLGTGQLRAALGRTKYSQLIDSDETDDVYDGRNKENVPIFGQEGTKAAVYDDGHQLNLVSAAISKLEPRGRKESSSSYAEEDHPSLKTQQANNFDYQELDDEFGSRPVDLAVSVAIKSGSNEADSVNVKYVTGADRIVGHEYGVKPLLDDDELQDAYVGQAQGWPQAHNVPNPVQYYFPNQQGLSNAGHTAMEQNGARQLTEKSFGYLKDQITLACEPAEADVDHSAMTTSSSVISPELESGFDVFSAAPFKPKSSKTSTPASVQASGTSSINSTSTDVFDSAPFKYKPVKSNTSSTVTSPGSSTSITATSGDFLVSKKTDQADIFGSTPFHTSHSNISSGPSSSTVSLSMEDIMYIKTPDEAQPGSLQQLSGCSNSVSSDYLSSQQIGRNYEYPKQNDTLTMSGHAELESIISNIPEDPFGAVPLNKAMKRSMKKGSINPLPMPSSAASTIPAKVVLNPVGMTGPNTDYMGTRKNDIVINNQGQHYIGGVSQESQHPNNMSYNAQYRHISMSHTNPTWNTQTQHFLPMAQSHNNNQPNIQKSVLESVSQSKPNSQQTQKISHPIVPQASHQDMRHSHAFQHHMFNQTVVRPAPPTTRPNIQRPGDLPVASSVQLVGTSTWTSAHQDEAEWEAPDEFDDEGRYQRLKVKGPNSKRSSREVSSSGFANMSFNDEDEFNQDSLPRDSPSMGTAVSIQNMYRTETSPTGGEIVGRATIVVPATAFDTGTWPRKHKRHQVKAEPFSVTKK
- the LOC106068812 gene encoding BMP-2-inducible protein kinase-like isoform X3 — encoded protein: MKKLFGSNQQNPFIGKTFQIGRYSVVVDDVIAEGGFAIVFLVKLPNRSRLALKRMYVNNDRDLAVCQKEIKIMKDLSGHKNTIRYIESSINVTQNRVYEVLILMQFCRGSVIQEMNDRIDSGFSEKEILKIFCDVCEAVSRLHHCQTPIIHRDLKVENILLGEAGNYVLCDFGSATGRVMDPSQQKITAIEEEIQKYTTLSYRAPEMIDLYGGTPITTKADIWALGCLLYKLCFFTLPFGESSLAIQSVNYTIPDSCRFSNGLMSLIAFMLQKDPAKRPDIFQVSSVAFHLAGRANPVPNMNSSPVPDIKSLPLPLTESEAKQMKSTGQKNPAAVIVESTTVAPRQRPKGQAAPTSATLGLPIQTTIAPRRRPTASNPNTPVVDVGPPPTTSPPYAAPAAVPASPMYSMVPQQVSTVANFPHGSMNTSNQSFYAHQSFSQPMGMYQMYPNPLAQPLFNQQAPLTQSTSYNHALNERGGSGERLVTSVSSNEVKTAQLISIDDDIIEDTSKSDPNLATQSDTTFKRPFVPQNRIPSLDPGSSPSLLLNPPVDNRVNRHRRNVSDTSFLTMGGKGSAFRAYHGNQLSTTNEAKSKSATNTPINSPPPLGSQKFTRPLSADLVEWNPFEDNFNAETDDMMFGEEFDKIRRGSNTKISLDGSSSDSGSDNRVNTKTTEKVKLQSAALSDTLAAAEQGSETRSRDFLGTGQLRAALGRTKYSQLIDSDETDDVYDGRNKENVPIFGQEGTKAAVYDDGHQLNLVSAAISKLEPRGRKESSSSYAEEDHPSLKTQQANNFDYQELDDEFGSRPVDLAVSVAIKSGSNEADSVNVKYVTGADRIVGHEYGVKPLLDDDELQDAYVGQAQGWPQAHNVPNPVQYYFPNQQGLSNAGHTAMEQNGARQLTEKSFGYLKDQITLACEPAEADVDHSAMTTSSSVISPELESGFDVFSAAPFKPKSSKTSTPASVQASGTSSINSTSTDVFDSAPFKYKPVKSNTSSTVTSPGSSTSITATSGDFLVSKKTDQADIFGSTPFHTSHSNISSGPSSSTVSLSMEDIMYIKTPDEAQPGSLQQLSGCSNSVSSDYLSSQQIGRNYEYPKQNDTLTMSGHAELESIISNIPEDPFGAVPLNKAMKRSMKKGSINPLPMPSSAASTIPAKVVLNPVGMTGPNTDYMGTRKNDIVINNQGQHYIGGVSQESQHPNNMSYNAQYRHISMSHTNPTWNTQTQHFLPMAQSHNNNQPNIQKSVLESVSQSKPNSQQTQKISHPIVPQASHQDMRHSHAFQHHMFNQTVVRPAPPTTRPNIQRPGDLPVASSVQLVGTSTWTSAHQDEAEWEAPDEFDDEGRYQRLKVKGPNSKRSSREVSSSGFANMSFNDEDEFNQDSLPRDSPSMGTAVSIQNMYRTETSPTGGEIVGRATIVVPATAFDTGTWPRKHKRHQVKAEPFSVTKK